One region of Bacillota bacterium genomic DNA includes:
- the cas7d gene encoding type I-D CRISPR-associated protein Cas7/Csc2 yields MSLSGIEALNEYRGVFAPEIPHAPAGRFASVVLLRETKSYAIFTTEGGEQQDTERTQAGLRHSEPIDRLVMFKRKQVAPERRTGKALMRQYGVFPHAVVRKDREVVEVVYGAEAIAAAQARYKAKSEKVEVVVVEDCYLTAQLCTHCPDCLIYGYAAVEGEGARKARVMTDSCFSVRPYPLIQKGIKFNVIDEREQTSGTITEFDYTMPEVFLPAVVTTVDLTLDEFVYVLGNILRTTRYGKEASRQGFVRNHVMAISFSDVELFANLELTQAFYDAFVDGGMDLAAGGLSRQDFERHLPEVLKRLTAEINGRLTWVTGGKLQAILDEVRALNQDEACLSRFLRDLNTQAAKFGV; encoded by the coding sequence ATGAGTCTGTCTGGTATCGAAGCGTTGAATGAATACAGGGGGGTTTTTGCGCCCGAAATCCCCCATGCACCGGCGGGGCGGTTTGCCAGCGTGGTGCTGCTGCGGGAGACCAAGTCCTATGCCATCTTCACAACGGAGGGGGGCGAGCAACAAGACACGGAGCGCACTCAGGCGGGGCTGCGCCATTCCGAACCCATCGACCGGCTGGTGATGTTCAAGCGTAAGCAGGTGGCTCCCGAACGCCGCACCGGCAAGGCCCTGATGAGGCAGTACGGCGTCTTTCCTCATGCCGTCGTGAGGAAGGACCGCGAAGTGGTCGAGGTGGTTTACGGTGCGGAGGCTATCGCCGCCGCCCAGGCGCGATACAAGGCCAAGAGCGAGAAGGTCGAAGTGGTTGTGGTCGAGGACTGCTACCTCACTGCTCAGCTCTGTACCCACTGCCCCGACTGCCTGATCTACGGCTATGCGGCGGTGGAAGGAGAGGGGGCGCGCAAGGCGCGGGTGATGACCGATTCCTGCTTCAGCGTCCGGCCGTACCCGCTCATCCAGAAGGGCATCAAATTCAACGTGATCGACGAGCGGGAGCAAACCTCGGGCACCATCACCGAGTTCGACTACACCATGCCGGAGGTTTTCCTGCCCGCCGTGGTCACCACGGTGGACCTGACGCTGGATGAATTTGTCTACGTTCTCGGCAATATCCTGCGCACCACCCGTTACGGCAAGGAGGCGTCGCGCCAGGGCTTCGTCCGCAACCACGTGATGGCCATCTCCTTCTCCGACGTCGAATTGTTCGCCAACCTGGAGCTAACCCAGGCGTTCTACGACGCTTTCGTCGATGGAGGTATGGACCTGGCTGCCGGGGGTTTGTCCAGGCAGGACTTTGAACGCCACCTGCCGGAGGTTTTGAAACGCCTAACCGCCGAGATCAACGGCCGCCTGACCTGGGTGACGGGGGGGAAACTGCAAGCCATACTGGACGAAGTGCGGGCCCTCAATCAGGACGAGGCTTGCTTGTCCCGGTTCCTGAGGGATCTCAACACGCAGGCGGCGAAGTTCGGGGTGTAA
- the cas3 gene encoding type I-D CRISPR-associated helicase Cas3': MIEVEIAPVAFDQVEGVQWLPGLRPYGHQWEAYRLIAAALESRNTVCLFLVTPTGSGKTLAAYAYSIRTGEPVIGAYPTNELLADQARALEPLYRQSGTNSLLRVDSETLERWQADLEVKRHAETLEVLLRYEKILLTNPDILFYVAFGLYPSLPGLRERLWSLMGSYRLFVFDEFHLYSVKQQAEVAFLAGALEAINPALGRVMIFASATPALEMVGLLRDRLGLRVEVVEARPSEGAQARLAAHPVTLKIISADLDRWQGLTGLEEAFDQILAFRDEHPEARYVIIFDSVAAAVAAARCLREEFGAGQVGEVHGLSSQAMRGEALAQRITVGTSAIEVGVDFKGEFEKDCLIFEARTGSSFLQRFGRLGRHEKRLPIPNVALALVPGYVYQFLAGRLGPKAAVTRDELRVLVEEAYREPEQFRRYLGKHGSVPMAEASQLVAGMFQPDDRTRICERLGRVIQALTGDSWRVAMGKRRGRAEEGVLAPLLTFRGTGLEAAILDVRGDDPGCPAKRYDLMFLLRRGVFEEMDEKSYQAELDRLADIHLEWLNDLSRERRFARVIGSREDDLLGVYGFFRLKGLLDGARRVWFEIPEEELLGKRGQVAVFEGLEVCTDPPSPTRLLNRTLRRKRLVAWVTDAHPASIRFGRALPPLFAVYELRAIRSGGGLNPAPWSIAFNQNAFFLDSLWWNLRCSPDAIIV, from the coding sequence TTGATCGAGGTCGAGATCGCCCCGGTGGCTTTCGACCAAGTTGAGGGTGTGCAGTGGCTGCCAGGTCTCCGGCCTTACGGCCACCAGTGGGAGGCCTACCGCCTTATTGCCGCGGCGTTGGAGAGCCGGAACACGGTCTGCCTATTCCTGGTAACACCCACGGGGAGCGGCAAAACGCTGGCCGCTTATGCCTACAGTATTCGAACGGGTGAGCCGGTGATCGGCGCCTACCCGACCAATGAGCTGCTAGCGGACCAGGCACGGGCGCTGGAACCGCTATACCGCCAATCGGGGACTAACAGCCTCCTCCGCGTGGATAGCGAGACACTGGAGCGCTGGCAGGCGGATCTCGAGGTAAAACGGCACGCGGAGACATTGGAGGTGCTTCTCCGGTACGAAAAGATCCTACTAACGAATCCGGACATTCTGTTTTACGTCGCCTTCGGGTTGTATCCGAGCCTCCCAGGTCTGCGGGAGCGCCTCTGGAGCCTCATGGGGAGTTACCGCCTCTTCGTCTTTGACGAGTTCCACCTGTATTCCGTGAAGCAGCAGGCGGAGGTCGCTTTCCTGGCGGGGGCGCTCGAAGCTATAAACCCTGCCCTGGGTCGCGTCATGATTTTCGCCTCCGCGACGCCCGCTCTGGAGATGGTAGGCCTGTTGCGTGATCGCCTCGGCCTGCGGGTGGAAGTGGTCGAGGCGCGGCCGTCCGAAGGTGCGCAAGCCCGGCTGGCTGCTCATCCGGTGACTCTGAAAATCATTTCGGCAGACCTCGACCGCTGGCAAGGGCTCACGGGGCTAGAGGAGGCCTTCGACCAGATCCTTGCTTTCCGAGACGAGCACCCCGAGGCCCGCTATGTGATCATTTTCGACTCGGTGGCGGCCGCGGTCGCTGCTGCTCGCTGTCTCCGGGAGGAGTTCGGTGCCGGGCAGGTGGGGGAGGTGCATGGGCTGAGCAGCCAGGCCATGCGGGGGGAGGCGCTGGCCCAGCGGATTACGGTGGGGACGTCGGCCATCGAGGTGGGCGTGGACTTCAAGGGCGAGTTTGAGAAGGATTGCCTGATCTTCGAGGCCCGGACGGGCAGCAGTTTCCTGCAGCGCTTCGGCCGGTTGGGGCGCCATGAGAAGCGTCTACCCATCCCGAATGTCGCGCTGGCGCTGGTGCCTGGGTACGTGTATCAGTTCTTGGCTGGGCGGTTGGGGCCGAAAGCGGCCGTGACGCGGGACGAGCTGCGTGTCCTTGTGGAAGAGGCCTACCGGGAGCCGGAACAGTTTCGCCGCTATCTCGGCAAGCACGGCTCGGTGCCCATGGCCGAGGCGTCCCAGTTGGTTGCTGGCATGTTCCAGCCTGACGACCGCACGCGCATATGCGAGCGGCTGGGCCGCGTGATCCAAGCTTTGACCGGCGACTCGTGGAGGGTGGCTATGGGCAAGCGGCGAGGGCGGGCCGAGGAAGGCGTCCTAGCTCCTCTGCTGACCTTCCGTGGTACGGGCCTCGAGGCGGCTATACTTGATGTTCGGGGGGACGACCCAGGCTGCCCTGCCAAGCGCTACGACCTCATGTTCCTTCTGCGCCGGGGTGTGTTTGAAGAGATGGACGAGAAGTCCTACCAGGCTGAGTTAGATCGCTTGGCTGATATCCACCTGGAATGGTTAAACGATTTGTCCAGGGAACGGCGCTTTGCACGGGTGATCGGTTCTCGAGAGGATGATTTGCTGGGTGTATACGGTTTTTTCCGGCTGAAGGGCCTGTTGGACGGAGCCCGCCGGGTATGGTTCGAGATCCCTGAGGAAGAACTGCTCGGCAAGCGGGGCCAAGTGGCCGTCTTCGAAGGACTGGAGGTCTGCACCGACCCGCCGTCGCCGACACGGCTTCTCAACCGTACGCTCCGCCGCAAGCGCCTGGTCGCTTGGGTGACCGATGCCCACCCGGCGAGCATTCGCTTTGGCCGCGCCCTCCCGCCACTTTTTGCTGTTTATGAGTTGCGGGCTATCCGATCCGGTGGGGGCCTCAATCCGGCCCCGTGGAGCATTGCGTTCAACCAGAACGCCTTTTTCCTGGACAGTCTCTGGTGGAACTTACGCTGCAGCCCAGACGCGATTATTGTATGA
- the cas6 gene encoding CRISPR system precrRNA processing endoribonuclease RAMP protein Cas6 has protein sequence MLDQNKEGVFRLYSCVAFLTAEEPATLPATQGHHAHAAFLELVRGVDPKLAAWLHDAHGRKPFTVSPLCGLPEARHGQVQVAAGWTCWLRFTFLAQPVFDTFLAALLRGAAQPRIRLGTGSFLVTEARCTPGSHPWAGWTTADALAAKMGRPGLPGAVNTQDAGEVAGGPTTFTFELASPTAWSLGGYRGRRIEVLPTPILFFGSLISSWNAWFGDRLGRIGPELRDYLAEAVVVGRMDLETRMYHYQDHLQVGTVGRVTYRLLDRPATAEAGILDALADFAFYAGVGYRTTMGMGQVRRLPDETGCLPDKAGPALRIARTTRVSASTG, from the coding sequence ATGCTCGATCAGAATAAGGAAGGCGTCTTCCGTCTTTACTCCTGCGTTGCCTTCCTTACCGCCGAGGAGCCAGCCACCCTGCCGGCGACCCAGGGGCACCACGCTCACGCTGCCTTCCTCGAGCTGGTCCGCGGGGTCGATCCCAAGCTTGCGGCGTGGCTCCACGACGCCCACGGCCGGAAGCCGTTCACCGTCAGCCCCCTGTGCGGGCTGCCGGAGGCGCGCCACGGGCAGGTGCAGGTCGCGGCCGGGTGGACGTGCTGGCTCCGCTTCACCTTTCTGGCCCAGCCGGTCTTCGACACCTTCCTGGCCGCCTTGCTCCGGGGGGCGGCGCAGCCGCGCATCCGGCTTGGAACCGGGTCGTTCCTCGTCACGGAGGCGCGGTGCACTCCTGGCAGCCATCCCTGGGCCGGCTGGACGACGGCGGATGCCCTGGCGGCGAAGATGGGGCGGCCTGGACTGCCCGGCGCGGTGAACACCCAGGACGCGGGGGAGGTGGCCGGTGGACCTACCACCTTTACCTTCGAGCTGGCCTCGCCTACGGCGTGGAGCCTGGGCGGCTACCGGGGCCGCCGGATCGAAGTGCTGCCAACGCCGATCCTCTTCTTCGGCAGCCTCATCTCGTCCTGGAACGCCTGGTTCGGTGACCGCCTCGGTCGCATCGGACCCGAGCTGCGCGATTACCTGGCCGAGGCCGTGGTGGTCGGCCGGATGGACCTTGAGACGCGCATGTATCATTATCAAGACCACCTGCAGGTAGGTACCGTCGGGCGGGTGACCTACCGGCTGCTGGATCGGCCTGCTACGGCCGAGGCCGGGATCCTCGACGCGCTGGCTGATTTCGCCTTCTACGCCGGGGTGGGGTACCGGACCACCATGGGCATGGGCCAGGTCCGCCGCCTGCCGGACGAAACGGGCTGCCTGCCGGACAAAGCAGGGCCAGCGTTGCGAATCGCCCGCACGACGCGGGTGTCTGCCTCCACGGGGTGA
- the cas5d gene encoding type I-D CRISPR-associated protein Cas5/Csc1: MDIYRARIELLDYVFFATVERGKVYETGTFIHNYALAYALRLVASPYAHEVQKPDYAGELARLNAWGLYLTPARPVRTLYRLTQWNTVREGYGIGKKPQSIGYPDWGFARVLRPGSTFEFYVLMTEPEVASDLPVLRSLRRQGVVYMRLGKFLGKARVRFARALAVRTGRGPFMATLIEKSGRGREDQAASDLLLNWRDIATDPIACDVYPAALPTRLIANSHFADGDYYVAEFGEGDRVVLPAGMRFLARLT; the protein is encoded by the coding sequence ATGGACATTTACAGGGCCAGGATCGAGCTGCTGGACTATGTCTTCTTCGCCACAGTGGAGCGGGGCAAGGTCTACGAGACCGGTACTTTCATCCACAACTACGCCTTGGCCTATGCTCTGCGTCTGGTTGCCTCACCGTACGCGCATGAGGTGCAAAAGCCGGACTATGCCGGGGAATTGGCGAGATTGAATGCCTGGGGCCTCTACCTGACGCCGGCTCGTCCGGTGAGGACGCTATACCGGCTGACGCAGTGGAACACTGTCCGGGAGGGCTACGGCATAGGCAAGAAGCCTCAGTCCATCGGCTATCCCGATTGGGGCTTCGCCCGCGTCCTTCGGCCGGGCAGCACCTTTGAGTTCTATGTTCTCATGACCGAGCCGGAAGTCGCTTCCGACCTACCGGTTCTCCGCAGCCTTCGCAGGCAGGGCGTGGTCTACATGCGACTTGGGAAGTTCCTGGGCAAAGCTCGCGTGCGGTTTGCACGAGCCCTTGCCGTGAGGACCGGACGCGGCCCCTTCATGGCGACGCTCATAGAGAAGAGTGGACGGGGTCGTGAAGACCAGGCGGCATCGGACCTGCTCCTCAACTGGCGGGACATTGCCACGGATCCCATAGCATGCGATGTCTACCCGGCGGCGCTGCCCACGCGCCTGATCGCTAACTCGCACTTTGCTGACGGGGACTATTATGTGGCGGAATTCGGAGAAGGTGACCGGGTGGTCCTGCCGGCTGGGATGCGCTTTCTGGCTCGGCTGACCTAG